From a single Chiloscyllium punctatum isolate Juve2018m chromosome 31, sChiPun1.3, whole genome shotgun sequence genomic region:
- the LOC140457009 gene encoding RNA-binding protein 4-like yields MVKIFVGNLPGSCPAADLRVLFEAYGLVNECDVLGGYAFVHMEKEAEAKRAILELRGRPVRGSPLTVELATARLRNATKLYVGNVAEAASTRELQALFERHGRVVECDIVKNYAFVHMEKERQALDAIRALSGTELAGQRIYVQLSKSNPARGPAAAPGLLPPAAAAAFLPPGEPGPPFLLPPPFPGGGRRLPFPPPPPPPPPHHPAFAPRYYRYDPYGGRRPLPPPPLPPLPPPYARDPRRGLPPPPPPPPPPPMPPPPPPPYLRGAHLRCGQDGGPLSNGYSSKIWGY; encoded by the coding sequence ATGGTGAAGATTTTCGTGGGCAACCTGCCGGGCTCGTGCCCGGCGGCCGACCTGCGCGTCCTGTTCGAGGCCTACGGCCTGGTGAACGAGTGCGACGTGCTGGGCGGCTACGCGTTCGTGCACATGGAGAAGGAGGCGGAGGCCAAGCGCGCCATCTTGGAGCTGCGGGGCCGCCCGGTGCGGGGCTCGCCGCTGACGGTCGAGCTGGCGACGGCGCGCCTGCGGAACGCCACCAAGCTGTACGTGGGCAACGTGGCGGAGGCGGCCAGCACCCGGGAGCTGCAGGCGCTGTTCGAGCGCCACGGCCGCGTGGTCGAGTGCGACATCGTCAAGAACTACGCCTTCGTGCACATGGAGAAGGAGCGGCAGGCGCTGGACGCCATCCGCGCCCTCAGCGGCACCGAGCTGGCCGGACAGCGCATCTACGTGCAGCTCTCCAAGTCCAACCCGGCCCGGGGCCCGGCCGCGGCGCCCGGCCTCCTCCcccccgccgccgccgccgccttCCTGCCCCCCGGCGAGCCGGGGCCCCCCTTCCTGCTGCCCCCGCCCTTCCCCGGAGGCGGCCGCCGCCTGCCCTTCcccccgccgccgccgccgccgcccccccaccaccccgcCTTCGCCCCCCGCTACTACCGCTACGACCCGTACGGCGGCCGCCGCCCGCTGCCGCCCCCTCCCTTGCCCCCGCTCCCGCCGCCCTACGCCCGGGACCCCCGCCGCGggctgccccccccgcccccgcccccccctcctccccccatgccccccccgcctccccctccTTACCTGAGGGGTGCCCACCTCCGGTGCGGCCAGGACGGTGGCCCCCTCAGCAACGGTTACAGCAGCAAAATTTGGGGCTACTGA